A stretch of Miscanthus floridulus cultivar M001 chromosome 13, ASM1932011v1, whole genome shotgun sequence DNA encodes these proteins:
- the LOC136499936 gene encoding uncharacterized protein — MAAREQGAPGVACWPPGWPAGGRASRDLAGAVGDAAVEGGARVRERHGRGGAAAGARPRGFLRASQGGRTGRGHGQGRRRGGGAGGARLRRQARSGGLPGGKALAAALRGA; from the exons ATGGCGGCAAGGGAGCAGGGGGCACCTGGAGTGGCCTGCTGGCCCCCGGGGTGGCCGGCTGGCGGCCGGGCCAGTCGGGATCTGGCCGGGGCGGTGGGGGACGCGGCCGTGGAGGGAGGGGCGCGGGTGCGCGAGCGGCACGGCCGGGGAGGGGCGGCCGCGGGGGCGCGGCCGCGGGGCTTCCTGCGGGCGTCGCAGGGGGGGCGGACGGGGAGAGGCCACGGGCAGGGGAGGCGGCGGGGCGGCGGAGCGGGGGGGGCGCGGCTCCGGAGGCAGGCGCGGAGCGGCGGGCTGCCGGGCGGCAAAGCGCTGGCAGCGGCCCTGCGCG GTGCATGA
- the LOC136499937 gene encoding uncharacterized protein → MVIRHLPFIPRLQRMYMTEETAKQMTWHKNGKRYTDKMVHPADGDAWRHFDNMNPGKALEARNVRVALATDGFNPFGMMAAPYTCWPVFVIPLNLPPGVMFEPRHVFLTLIIPGHPGNNMGVLMEPVWDELKHAWEKGVLTYDRATKRNFTMHVWYQYSMHDFLAYGLFSAWCVHGKFPCPTCKADVMFTWLAKGGKYSSFDQHRQFLPENHELRRDVKHFTKGVQVTDPIPKVRSPADVLAEIEALEIDEQNGGFVGYGIDHMWTHISGLHRLPYFKDLLLPHCIDVMHTEKNVAEALWGTLMEIGKKSKDNVKARLDIETICDRPKLVMKSPEPGKRWKRGPADYILKRSDRKEVLKWIQKTVRFPDGYAASLNRGVNLETLKLLGMKSHDFHVWIERLLPAMTRGYVPEPVWRVLAELSFFFRQLCAKQLSRDVCLELEKAAPLLLCKLEMIFPPGFFLSMQHLILHLPREARLGGPVQCRWCYPIERCLKLLRKMCRNKAKIEASVAEAFVLEEVATFTRAYYTEKLPSRHNPTPRYNADENSSNLSLFKGDLGRGGAGTNKTLTHDEWHSIMIYLLLNLDECIPYQKEYINSHWRGNTAPTEQEEDHILRHGRAGRLTRPTPRSRTCTLHRRRGTPRGRLSRRSRGTPGRQASQRRRTGGTTCVASILHIPLAAPCVANLPPASSLAHHSPRARQCGWRLPTSIIGLLPSRGYGWAVGGWRGAACDLE, encoded by the exons ATGGTCATACGacaccttcctttcatacctagGCTACAACGGATGTACATGACAGAGGagaccgcgaaacagatgacgtggcacaagaatggcaaaagaTACACTGACAAGATGGTGCACCCAGCCGATGGTGATGCATGGAGACACTTCGATAACATGAATCCTGGGAAGGCTCTAGAAGCTCGGAATGTACGCGTAGcactagcaacagatgggttcaacccgtttggaatgatggcggccccgtacacttgttggcccgtgttcgtgatccccctcaatcttcccCCCGGCGTCATGTTTGAACCTAGGCACGTGTTCTTGACGCTGATAATACCTGGACACCCGGGCAACAATATGGGTGTCCTGATGGAGCCAGTGTGGGATGAATTGAAAcatgcttgggaaaagggggtgcTGACgtatgaccgagctacaaagaggaACTTCACTATGCATGTCTGGTACCAGTATTCAATGCATGACTTCTTGGCGTATGGCTTATTTAgcgcgtggtgtgttcacgggaagttcccttgcCCAACATGCAAGGCAGATGTGATGTTCACCTGGCTGGCGAAGGGTGGGAAGTACTCTTCTTTCgaccaacatcgtcaattcctgccAGAGAACCATGAATTGAGACGAGATGTTAagcacttcacgaaaggtgttcaAGTCACCGACCCCATTCCTAAGGTTAGGAGCCCGGCCGATGTCCTCGCGGAGATAGAGGCTCTCGAAATAGATGAACAGAACGGTGGCTTTGTTGGATATGGTATtgaccacatgtggactcatatatcGGGTTTGCATAGGCTACCGTACTTCaaggaccttcttcttccacactgCATCGATGTAATGCATACAGAAAAGAATGTCGCAGAGGCACTCTGGGGAACACTCATGGAGATTGGTaagaagtcaaaggacaacgttaaggctagactggacATTGAAACGATTtgtgatagaccaaagctagtgaTGAAGAGTCCTGAACCAGGCAAGAGATGGAAAAGGGGCCCGGCCGATTATATCTTGAAAAGGTCGGATAGGAAGGAAGTTCTGAAGTGGATACAGAAGACGGTAcggttccctgatgggtatgcggcgaGTCTGAATAGGGGAGTGAACTTGGAGACTTTGAAactcttagggatgaagagtcatgacttccacgtatggattgagcggctccttcctgcaaTGACCCGGGGATACGTCCCCGAGCCAGTGTGGCGcgtcctggcagagttgagctttttcttccgccagctttgtgccaagcaGCTATCTCGGGATGTCTGTCTTGAACTAGAGAAGGCTGCACCTCTATTGCTATGCAAGTTGGAGATgatatttccacccggcttcttcctatcgatgcagcatctgattttgcacctacctCGCGAGGCTCGgctgggggggcccgtgcagtgccgttggtgctatccaatcgagaggtgTCTAAAGCTTCTTCGGAAAatgtgtagaaataaagccaaaattgaggcttccgtgGCGGAGGCATTCGTGCTGGAGGAGGTGGCCACGTTCACACGGGCGTACTATACTGAGAAACTTCCCAGCCGGCACAATCCAACCCCTCGTTACAACGCCGACGAGAactcatcgaacctcagccttttcaaaggggaTCTCGGAAGAGGTGGCGCAGGTACCAACAAGACATTGACCCATGATGAGTGGCACAGTATCATGATCTacttgttgttgaaccttgatgaGTGCATTCCTTATCAGAA GGAATATATTAACAGTCACTGGAGAGGCAATACGGCTCCTACCGAGCAAGAAGAAGACCATATTCTTAGACATG GACGGGCCGGACGC CTTACCCGACCTACCCCACGCAGCCGTACATGTACCCTCCACCGTCGCAGGGGTACTCCTCGTGGCCGCCTTTCCCGACGCAGCAGGGGCACTCCGGGCCGGCAAGCGTCACAGCGCCGCAGAACAGGTGGAACTACG TGCGTCGCGTCCATACTCCATATCCCACTGGCCGCGCCGTGCGTTGCCAACTTGCCACCAGCCAGCAGCCTCGCGCACCACAGCCCCCGCGCGCGGCAGTGCGGCTGGCGGCTGCCCACATCCATTATTGGCTTATTGCCTTCGCGAGGGTACGGATGGGCCGTCGGCGGCTGGCGAGGTGCCGCATGCGACCTTGAATGA